A segment of the Arachis hypogaea cultivar Tifrunner chromosome 5, arahy.Tifrunner.gnm2.J5K5, whole genome shotgun sequence genome:
TATGTAGTTAATTTCCCAGTGTCACTATCTATCGTGCATGTTTATATATTGGCCATTTCGGGAAGCTTCCATGACTAGCATTATCCTTGGATAACATTCCCTAATCGTTTTACTAAAGCAAGTGAATAATTATTCAGACAGGGACAAACAAGTATACCAAGTTAGTGACAATAACGTGCAAAGCTACGATGGCAAGTGGATATATATGTGATGAGAAATATTCATTTGAGCAAGggtcagtaatttttgtgatttttagccatcaactagccattaatgataatttgatggtgtgagattggtacgAGATTTCATTCAATGGCTCACCTTCCTCTACTGGTTACATGCTggtcaaaattcaataaaactgctggtcCCTAAACTTTTCCTATTCATAATATAGAAGGgactacttttattttattttattttttcaaaaaatacttcTTGCTCGGTGAACTATGAATTATGTAATGGGATATATTATGGGAATGAAGGAAAAATATTTggaactaattaataattattcacaGTTTCGCATGCATGTTATTTAAAATTCTTAAGAAGTAAACTAATAAACGTCAATGCAAATTCTGAAAATAATCAGTTTTGTTTTTGCACCGGATATTATATGTCTAACACCTAATATATAAATACACTTGGATCCGAATATAATTTCAAGGAaaacttaattaatattatattaaaagataACGCTTAATATTTCGCAcaagtgaatttttaaattttttcatatataCGTTAAAGATGTAAAATTATCCGTGCACACCACCAATACGTTAGGCAATATTAAGTTGTGAAACTAAGAAGTTAATTCCCCCtcaaaaaatattgaatttagatcttttaaaataaaaaaattagtaaaataatagaGTGAGAAATTAATCGTcattgattttgtaatttttataaaatgtatatcttactattttaatttaagaatgattaattttttattttattattttattaatttttttattttaaagtatcttaatttaaaaatattatatccaaaaaaaatttttgaaaaataaataacaaagttTAATGAGTCAATTAAAATTTGAGCTAAACTCTAAAGTAATCTTTAAATAAGCGTCGTATTTAAAATAGTTCATAAAATTCTAATTACACTAATTATATCTTTGATATTGATAAAAATGCATTACAGGGCAATTAGAATTTCAAGAACGAATTTGATACACTACTTCAATGGTAATAACTAATTTAGAGCTTAACTCGTTATTACTTACAAGTTGATCAGATAGAAACATTGTACTTGcccttattaattattatatatatgaaacaaGGATAGTGGTAACGAAGAAAATGCACTCCTTACCTACCATAATTTCCTTCCTCAACCGTACTTGAAGaatccaaataaaataaaaccacgAAAAAAAATGCGAGGCAATTAATATAATTTCTTCTCATCAAATACATAGTAGCTAACTAGTTTAATTTTCCTATCTTTGGCATCAATTCACAGCTAGCTTATTCGATAGTGTAGACATGGCAACTACACAAGTGAAACATTATGTCACTTCTTTGGGTGCTGCAGCAACAACGTTAGCAAAAACATGGCTAGTCTTGTGGATACTTGTTACTATGTTCTTCACTGTCTGTTTAGCAGAAAGAGTGTTGAAAGAAAAAGAGGTAGCGGATTTTGCTGATGACAAACAAACAAAAGGAATTCTAAGAGTGGTCATTGATTTTCTATGGCAAGAGGGGAAGTCTTCCTATGATCCTGTTTGGCCCGTGAGTTACTTAATTcggttactattttttttatatatcatgTAAGAAACTAAATGCATGCATGTTTGAACAGGAAATGAAGTTTGATTGGAGAATTATTGTGGGATCAATGGTTGGATTTTTGGGAGCAGCATTGGGCAGCGTTGGAGGGGTTGGAGGTGGTGGGATTTTTGTGCCAATGCTTGCTTTGATCATTGGCTTTGATCCCAAGTCTTCTACAGCCATTTCTAAGTGTTAGTGTACACATGCATTCATTGcttgattatttattttcttgcatGCTAAACAAACATATATTGatgcattatatatatatgtattcatGTTAATTGTATATACTTTGATTTCATTGTTATTGCAGGTATGATTATGGGTGCAGCTGGGTCAACAGTATACTATAATCTGAGGCTTAGACACCCAACTTTAGACATACCCCTTATTGATTATGATCTGGCTCTGCTATTCCAACCTATGCTGATGCTTGGAATAAGCATTGGTGTTGCATTCAATGTCATGTTTGCTGATTGGATGGTCACTGTTTTGCTTATTATCTTATTCATAGGTAATCATTTTAGTAATTATCTTCATAACATATCTACTAAATACATATATAGGATCAAAGATGCTTAATTGTTTAAGTGGAAATGATTGGCGATAGGTACATCAACAAAAGCTTTATTCAAAGGCATAGAAACCTGGAAAAAGGAAACAATGTTGAAAAAGgtaaattttacttttagaatCTTAGTTAATTTTTAAGGATGAGTGGATTCACTTCTTCAATTTGATGTGGTATCTGATTGACTTTTCAGGAAGCTGCCAAGGCTTTAGAAGCAGAACCAAAACCTGGTGATGGTAAGTCCCCATAAACACAAGTTTGTAATACACAGATAAAACCTCTTCAACTATACAGAGAAAGAAACGTTTGGAATGTTTTCTTCTTGCTAATGTACATATTTAAAATGCATGatggtaattaaaaaaaaaaaaaaaaagagtagatTTATATGTTATGTATAGGCACCTTTTGGAAACAGTGTTATTGTAAGAATTGAAATCTCTTATTTCAGATGATTCTGCAGAGAGTGAGTACAAACGACTACCAAGTGGTCCAACTAATAATATACATGATGAAGAGGTAATTCCAAGAGTTTATCCAAATTTAATCCACTTTGAAAAATGAATATATCAAACTTTATGTATATTGAATGGAAAAACTTATATGGTGTGCATGCAGGCCCCTATATTACAGAACATATATTGGAAAGAATCATTACTCCTTGTGTATGTTTGGGTGGCTTTTCTCATTGTTCAGATTGTTAAGGTAATTGAACTAACATGTTAGGCTTCATTCTCTTTTACTCCTTTTATCACACACATCCATCTTTTCTATTATGTTTAATTATGTGACTGGATTGTGCATCTGTTTTATGCAGACATACACCAAGACTTGCTCCATAGAGTACTGGGTTCTAAATACATTGCAGGTACAGTTTTCTAAGAACATACCTAAATAGGAATATAATAAACTACatatgacatgaatttcaatattGAATAGAATATTCTAGTTGCATTGTATAACTCCAGTTTCCAACTTGCTAAGTTAACCAAATAGGTGCATCAACCATCAAGGAAATCTATAATAGATTTGAACTCAAAATAGATACTTTTCTGTGCTAAAGGACTAAACAAAATTTGATGTGCCCAATTGCCATGCATGTTGAAGGTGCCTATTGCAGTCTCTGTTACACTTTTTGAAGCCATATGCATATCCAAAGGAACTAGAGTGATAGCATCAAAGGGAAAGGAATTTACAAATTGGAAGATTCATCAGATTTGTCTTTGCTGTGCATGTGGAATAATAGCTGGTATTGTTGGTGGACTTCTTGGTCTAGGGGGTGGCTTCATTTTGGGGCCACTCTTTCTAGAACTTGGGATTCCTCCTCAGGTATACGCTACACTACTctactcttctcttctcttcactTTTCTTAGCCTTtgcatataagaataaaaaattaaccaCTGCATATAGAAATACATATTTGGTATCACATAAGTTTGATCATTTATCTATGACATGTTTGATTATTCTACTATGACAAGTTTGATTATTTAGTTgatcatttaattcaaaaaatatgtgaattaatatgtataaaaatatacataataaatacataataactgATTTGGTAATGATGACACTAATTTTTATTGTACATAAaccaatttttatttgaataacaaTGACAAATAATGTGTATTTATTATCTGCTGCTGTAGGTAGCAAGTGCTACATCAACTTTTGCCATGTTTTTCTCATCCTCCATGTCAGTGGTGCAATATTACCTTCTAGATCGGTTTCCAGTACCCTATGGTAAGTAACCACTAACCAACATTATATCACATTGCTAGTTTTTGGAAACTAATTAAGAAAAGCTCACGTTATATTACATTGCTGGTTAATGAATATTAATACAtactatgtgtgtgtgtgtgtgttttggaaaaaaaattctgCAGCTTCTTACTTTGTTATGGTTGCAACCTTTGCTGCTTTCGCTGGCCAGCATGTGGTGAGAAGAATAATTGCAATCCTTGGCAGAGCTTCCATTATCATCTTCATACTAGCCTTGACCATTTTCATAAGTGCAATCAGCTTAGGTACTTTCCATGATCTTAGAACTCGTAAcatcaaattctttttgttttttattagtaACCATGCAaagatgttttattttattttttctcactCATTCATGTATGTATGTGTATAAACAGGTGGGGTTGGAATAGAGAAAATGATTGAGAAGATGGAAAATCAAGAGTACATGGGTTTTGAAGATCTCTGCAAGCTATCTTAGATGTGTTTGTATTGGTGGTGTATAAAGCTGTGGAATTAAATTTTCCTACAGAGAATGCCATTATTGAACTTATGATATGGTCGCTTGTTTATCCAGTTTTCATTCAAGCAAAGGAAAGATTGTGGGTCATAACTTATTCTGCTTTATCTTTCTATTGTAATAGTTGcttcatatttttgtttttgcCATTTCAATATTGATTGAAagtatttgaattttgatttttggaAGTTAGTTTCTACTTTCTAGAGTGGGAGAGTGGTGTTGTGCTGTGTGCATTAAGCCATTAACAATATGCAAAAACCGATGAACTGGCGGGTTTGAGAAATCCGGACCGGTTCGGTATTTATCTTTGATCCATGAATAGAATGAACATCAcctatactatccagaataatcaTCCGGATCATTCATACTAattcagaataaccatccgaataccaggataaataaacatctcatgtcataaaaccactcatcccaaaaacttaaactgattttggggttcaccaaggatcgaacctCTAATCTTTTGGATTTAGAACTCTAATATCATATCATAAACCACTCATACCAAAAGTGTAACCTGataggacaatgtaacactaatgattatatctctaatactttctaaacctccattgtacgcaTTGTACGCTTAagtcattggctccctatactttcccttatttttttaagtaaatactAAATGGCCGCTTTTGATTACGAATTATTTAACTTCCGACGAAATTGactatgaaaaattaaaattaaagttatatctataaaaaataaattttatttgacaaaaatatctaatcaatatttttttattaatttcgtTAGAAAATgagttaaaaatctaaattattcttATCTTATTATCTTCAAGATTTCAACTTCTTTCTTTATCTTGAAGACACCACTATTGTCAGCTACCtggaaaaaaaatcatatctctcTAATTTCACTCTTGTTCATATCTTCTCCTTCACTATTACTACTATCTCTTGCACCTTCTTTTCGCTTTTTTTATTCTCAAAAAGGAAGCAGAAAAAAGCAAAAGGGAAGTAAAACATACGGGAAAGAAAGGACAAGGCGGAGTTGACGACAATCTTCGTCGGCGACGccttcttcctccttttctcCTTAATTgttttccttctcttctctttcctctCTTATGTGTGTGAAACCGCCGATGAGATTCAATGTCAGCAGCAGTGGTTCGAGTTGCATTTTCGCCCTCTTTAATATCGACGGCAGTGATTCTTATGTGTGTGAATGGATTTTTATGTGTATGTGCATGCACAACGATGGTTCAAGCCATCGTTGCTGTGGTTTAATGTCGGCAATAGTGGCAGTGGTTCGAGTCATGTTTTCGGCCGTTTTACTGTCGGCGGTGGTAATTTTTATGTGAGTGTGTGGCGGTGATTTAAGATGCCACTGCTGTGGTTCAATGTCGCCGGCGATGGTTCTTGTGTGGGGGGCTTCTTGTGTATGTGTCTGTGTGCGACGGTGGTTCAAGCCGCTGCTACTATGTTTTAATGTTGGCGGCGGCAGCAGTGGTTCAATGTCGCTGGCAGTGGCGATACTTCGTGTGTGTAAACTTATTTTTTTAGGGTGGTTAACAATGACAATGTTAgagagataaagaaaaaagatCGAAGATAATAGAGTAGGAGTGATTTGgtgttttaatttattctttaacgAAATCAATAAAAGATTAATGATTGGATATTATTGTTAAACATAATTTATCTTTTAAGAgtataactttaatttcaattttttatgatCAGTTcaatatctaaattatttatagttaaaaataGCTATTTactcattaaaaaaaaacatccaaACTACAGTTGTTtgatgtttgaatttttttttttgtgaaaaaaatcCTAGCAGAACGAATTCCCACCCAATACAGCTCTCTCACTCACTCACACTCTTTAGTTCACACCACGAAACAAAATTGGGTGCTTACTTCGGTTCACCAATACTGCATGCTCGCTATAGGTGATAAAACGGGTCGAATCCGTCGAACCGATCTATCAAATTCGCTAAAAAAGACAAATCGGACTAGGATTTGAAACacgtcaaattaaaaaaatttgccaaacccACACCGTCAATCGTGTTCCATATTTCTTCTTTTCTGAATCCCTTCCGTAAAGAAGCCTAATGAAACAAAAGTTTCACGTTCGGTTTTGAATTAGAAatgtttaaaaaaagataaataaacgtCGACTATAACCCCTAGCCTTCCAAACTAACGATGCAGGTTTGATTCCTGCTACCCGCTTTTATCTTATTTCTATATTAgattagaatttttctttttttttagattaGAATAAAATGtggaataaaataaatacattttttttagtaaatttttttatcatttatgtattttgtttttagttatttttttcaattttatcaattaatacaatattcaatttttcaatttgaatataagatttttaaatataatattccttatattatatatatttatatatatagtatatatatatctatatattatatattagtatttatagATATTATTCCATTTTTTCTTCTAACTTTTCACTAAATTGAATTTAGTGAAAAGttagaagaaaaaatgaaaagcgTCCATTGTCTAATGGATAGGACAGAGGTCTTCTAAACCTTTGGTATAGGTTCAAATCCTATTGGACGCAAATAATTTgcattatgtattttatatttatatattataaatataactcTAAATAGAATTTCTATatttctaaaaactaaaaataaaagataaaaaaagattttgaatgatTTGAATTGAACAAGAACCACTTAtcctttatttattaatataaatatagaatatctaATAAGATTAATATATTAGAAGGCTAGGTTAGTCGAAAGATGGTTATCGGTTTAAGGAAGCAAGATGTCCTTACTTTTTTAGGGTAGGAAGGGGTAGAGAAAATGCCTCGAGCCAATGTTGGAGTACCAGGCGCTACGGCGCTGAAGTAATCCATGCCATACTCTCAGGAAAAGTTCGAACGACCTTCAACAAAAGGGTACCTGTACCCGAAACCGACACCAGTGGGTAGGTAGAGAATACCTAGGGGCGCGAGACAACTCTCTCTAAGGAACTCGGCAAAATGGCCCCGTAACTTCGTAAGAAGGGGTGCCCCCTCACAAAGGGGGTCGCAGTGACCAGGCCGGGGCAACTGTTTACCAAAAACATAGGTCTCCGCAAAGTCGTAAGACCATGTATGGGGGCTGACGTCTGCCCAGTGCCGGAAGGTCAAGGAAGTTGGTGACCTGATGACAGTGGAGCCGGTGACCGAAGCCCCGGTGAACCGCGGTCGTAACTATAACGGTCCTAAGGTAGCGAAATTCCTTGTCGGGTAAGTTTCGACCCGCACGAAAGGCATAACGATCTGGGCACTGTCTCGGAGAGAGGCTCGGTGAAATAGACATGTCTGTGAAGATGCAAACTACCTCCACCTGGACAGAAAGACCCTATGAAGCTTCAATGTTTCCTGGGATTGGCTTTGGACTTTTCCTGCGCAGCTTAGGTGGAGGGCGAAGAAAGCCTCCTTTCGAGGGGCCCGAGCCATCAGTGAGATACCACTCTGGAAGAGTTAGAATTCTAACCTTGTGCCAGGACCTACGGGCCAAGGGACAGTCTCAGGTAGACAGTTTCTATGGGGCGTAGGCCTCCCATAAGGTAACAGAGGCGTGCAAAGGTTTCCTCGGGTTAGACAGAGATTGGCCCTCGAGTGCAAAGGCAGAAGGGAGCTTGACTGCAAGACCCACCCGTCGAGCAGGGACGAAAGTCGGCCTTAGTGATCCGACGGTGCCGAGTGGAAGGGCCGTCACTCAACGGATACAAGTTACTCTAGGGATAACAGGCTGATCTTCCTCAAGAGCTCACATCGACGGGAAGGTTTGGCACCTCGATGTCGGCTCTTCGCCACCTGGGGTTGTAGTATGTTCCAAGGGTTGGGCTGTTCGCCCATTAAAGCGGCACGTGAGCTGGGTTCAGAACGTCGTGAGACAGTTCGGTCCATATCCGGTGTGGGCGTTAGAGCATTGAGAGGACCTTTCCCTAGTACGAGAGGATCGGGAAGGACGCACCTCTAGTGTGCCAGTTATCGTGCCCACGGTAAACGCTGGGTAGCCAAGTGCGGAGCGGATAACTGCTGAAAGCATCTAAGTAGTAAGCTCACCCCAAGATGAGTGCTCTCCTATTCCGACTTCCCTAGAGCCTCCGGTAGCACAGCCGAGACAACGATGAGTTCTCTGCCCCTGCGGGGATGGAGCGAAAGAAGCTTTGAGAATTCAATAGAAGGTCACGGCGAGACGAGCCGTTTCTCATTAACGATAGGTGTCAAGTGGAAGTGCAGTGATGTATGCAGCTAAGGCATCCTAACAGATTGGTAGACTTGAACCTTGTTCCTACATGACCCTTGTGGATTTTGGCAGGGTGGGATGGGCCAAACCGTCGggccaaaaatttttattttttattaaataaaaaagttattagtactacaaaattaataattatataaatttcaaacacttttttttcatttttgtttttatttttcttttaattattaactttatttattttattttacaattttgtatatatgctcaaattatgtgccttattttttaaaataacgaTGGTTctattaacaaatattattttgaataattttattgaaattaaaaataaaaaatattgaaaaattatattataatttgactattttttatttgtatttaattttttaattattatttttagttaattttaatgaattttaattttcaaaaacaaaaaaagtcaagtggGATAACCCGTCGGTCCGCTTATCCACCATAAAGTGAGGCGGACTAGTATTTTGAACCCATCTTAGTTGACAGGTGCGGGCTGACCTGCCCCGTTTATAGTGCGGGTCTAGCCGGGACAGGGTGAATTGGGCGGGCCAACCTACTTTGCTACCCCCAATGCTCGCTGCCGTTGCTGTGCTCTCACCGGATTCTTCGTGTCGTGTGCTCGCGTCTAGTCTCTCTCCTTTGTCTAAGCTAAGCTAGTCGCGTCTCTCTCGCCTCCATGTCTGCTTGAACAGTGCTTCCTAGTTCCTACTTGTGTTATCGTCGTGCCTCGCTCTTGCCGCGCTTCCCTCGCCTCTCTCCCTACTTCGTCTCTGTTCAAGCTTTATGATCCCTCGCATGCTCGTCGGTAGCGACTTTGTTTTTTATCCTTCATATGCTACTAATTTTTTGCGCTGTAAAACATAAGAAGAAAGAGTGCCACGTAAATTTATTTGcgtcatatttttttttctttcttcttttccttgaTACTTAGTTTGTTAGAAGATCACcaaaaattatttaacttttttacttattcttttgtttttaatatgttgttcataaaaaaatgtgacttagttaatttaattttcaatgtgTACAAAATGATTTACTAACAAATCTAACATAATTTGCTGAAAGGAGAAATAGGTTATCAAAAATTTTGTATTGAACTTAAATCGTGTAGCCTCTAACGATTTATTTAATTTAAGCAATTGCAGCCAATTATAATTTCCTTTCTACTAATGTATAAATCCATCTTATTTTatagtttcttttcttttattttattttatagtgtAGAgagatatttatttaatttttaccgTTCAGtatgacaaaaaatatttaaaattgagacggattttttaattttatttttttacaaaattaaaaaatttattatattaaaaccaaactttttaattattaaataaaaataattaaaactttaT
Coding sequences within it:
- the LOC112800695 gene encoding sulfite exporter TauE/SafE family protein 3, encoding MATTQVKHYVTSLGAAATTLAKTWLVLWILVTMFFTVCLAERVLKEKEVADFADDKQTKGILRVVIDFLWQEGKSSYDPVWPEMKFDWRIIVGSMVGFLGAALGSVGGVGGGGIFVPMLALIIGFDPKSSTAISKCMIMGAAGSTVYYNLRLRHPTLDIPLIDYDLALLFQPMLMLGISIGVAFNVMFADWMVTVLLIILFIGTSTKALFKGIETWKKETMLKKEAAKALEAEPKPGDDDSAESEYKRLPSGPTNNIHDEEAPILQNIYWKESLLLVYVWVAFLIVQIVKTYTKTCSIEYWVLNTLQVPIAVSVTLFEAICISKGTRVIASKGKEFTNWKIHQICLCCACGIIAGIVGGLLGLGGGFILGPLFLELGIPPQVASATSTFAMFFSSSMSVVQYYLLDRFPVPYASYFVMVATFAAFAGQHVVRRIIAILGRASIIIFILALTIFISAISLGGVGIEKMIEKMENQEYMGFEDLCKLS